A genome region from Bufo gargarizans isolate SCDJY-AF-19 chromosome 2, ASM1485885v1, whole genome shotgun sequence includes the following:
- the NR2E3 gene encoding photoreceptor-specific nuclear receptor, whose product MSSPTGSVLSTSADDSQSVPSPAPGPAPSPALLCRVCGDSSSGKHYGIFACNGCSGFFKRSVRRKLIYRCQAGTGMCPVDKAHRNQCQACRLKKCLQTGMNKDAVQNERQPRSTAQIRLDSIDLDTESHHEHLATTREPPPPCPQGNHLRSPVPNTVSGTLSPPHNHRFMASLMTAETCAKLEPEEADETIDVTSNEPERTPSDFQMSAFITSSPEGVYETSARLLFMAVKWAKNLPVFSNLPFRDQVILLEEAWSELFLLCAIQWSMPLESCPLLSVPDLSSNVHGKSVSSSVDIRILQETISRFKSLSVDATEFACMKAVLLFKPETRGLKDPEQVENLQDQSQMMLAQHTRSHYPTQPVRFGKLLLLSPSLRFLSSERIELLFFHRTIGNTPMEKLLCDMFKN is encoded by the exons ATGAGTTCACCCACAGGTTCCGTGCTTAGTACCAGTGCAGATGACAGTCAGTcag TTCCTAGTCCTGCGCCAGGCCCTGCACCCAGCCCTGCACTACTGTGTAGGGTATGTGGGGACAGCAGCAGTGGAAAACACTATGGCATCTTTGCTTGTAATGGCTGCAGTGGATTCTTCAAGAGAAGTGTTCGCCGGAAACTTATCTACCG ATGTCAGGCTGGAACAGGAATGTGCCCAGTAGATAAAGCACACAGAAATCAGTGCCAGGCCTGCAGGCTGAAGAAATGTCTTCAAACGGGCATGAATAAAGATG cAGTCCAGAATGAGCGCCAGCCTCGCAGCACAGCTCAGATTCGCTTAGACAGCATTGACCTGGACACAGAGAGCCATCACGAACACTTAGCTACAACCCGAGAGCCTCCTCCACCATGTCCACAAGGAAACCACTTACGTTCCCCTGTTCCAAATACAGTATCAGGGACTCTAAGCCCACCCCACAATCACAGATTTATGGCCAGTCTGATGACAGCAGAAACGTGCGCCAAACTTGAACCAGAAGAAG CTGATGAGACTATTGATGTTACAAGTAATGAACCAGAACGTACACCTAGTGACTTTCAGATGTCTGCATTTATCACATCCAGTCCAGAGGGGGTGTATGAAACATCTGCTCGGCTTCTCTTTATGGCAGTGAAATGGGCCAAGAACCTCCCAGTCTTCTCTAACCTTCCCTTCAGGGATCAG GTAATTCTCCTGGAGGAAGCATGGAGCGAGCTGTTCTTGCTGTGTGCTATCCAGTGGTCAATGCCCCTCGAGAGCTGCCCTTTGTTGTCTGTGCCTGACCTCTCTTCCAATGTCCATGGGAAATCTGTCTCCTCCAGTGTGGATATTCGAATCCTTCAAGAAACAATCAGCCGATTTAAGTCACTCAGTGTTGATGCAACAGAATTTGCTTGCATGAAGGCAGTGCTCCTCTTTAAGCCAG aGACAAGAGGCCTAAAAGACCCTGAACAAGTAGAAAACTTGCAAGATCAATCACAAATGATGTTGGCTCAACATACAAGAAGTCATTATCCCACCCAGCCTGTTAg ATTTGGAAAACTGCTTCTCCTTTCTCCATCTCTACGATTTCTCTCCTCTGAACGCATTGAGCTTCTGTTTTTCCATCGTACTATTGGGAACACCCCTATGGAAAAACTTCTCTGTGACATGTTTAAGAACTGA